Within the Polaribacter pectinis genome, the region AATTTGGTAAAATTTCTAGAAAAAATGCTTCTAATTTTTTGCCACTTTCTTTATGAGAAATTGCTTCTTTACCTACAGTTTTTGCTGAAATAGCTTTAAAAACATCTAACAATGGCATGTCTTCTTCGTAGGTGTAAATTGCAATATTTTCTAACAAACTAACATTTTGTGTAGTGTTAATTGCTAAACGTTTTTTGTCTGCTAAAGCTTCTACAATAATAGCATTTTTAGATTGAGAAACTACTTGGTATAAACCTGGTTTTGCTGTAACAGCAATAATTTTATTAAATTCCATTTG harbors:
- a CDS encoding DUF5606 family protein: MEFNKIIAVTAKPGLYQVVSQSKNAIIVEALADKKRLAINTTQNVSLLENIAIYTYEEDMPLLDVFKAISAKTVGKEAISHKESGKKLEAFFLEILPNYDDERVYTSNIKKVIQWYNLLVKAGMDFTKIEAPAEENSEEVK